One part of the Dermacentor silvarum isolate Dsil-2018 chromosome 6, BIME_Dsil_1.4, whole genome shotgun sequence genome encodes these proteins:
- the LOC119456933 gene encoding uncharacterized protein LOC119456933, protein MENTDTAFDPCVDFHRHACGRWFAGSTARRSYVDENRANFSAAAHGALTQLLLRPQPGGGDIPHDDVGMARFYASCLAYARKRPITRVPDLLERMSLNKSSWTDFTSSQQLFDHVLAANFRTGLAGLVRVSKDESAANGLLVVDVGESLQSTLGDHTAWFLSMTLRELDWPKNRSLIAALQSLDARVERARSQVNDSLPLDATSVGENAAFLGLGLSWEDALEHAFSSASNESSNLTNAVVNIGAVDALKGMLAALTTTDLRVAGLYSLLLMLAQVMRYPYLLATNYAGFEDVTLCLQAVSSTKAASRTPRRPKRKRPTATTSWPTSCWRARRPHRRAFAPAALPRLCGRS, encoded by the exons ATGGAAAACACGGACACGGCGTTCGACCCATGCGTGGACTTCCACCGACACGCCTGCGGACGGTGGTTCGCCGGGAGTACTGCGCGCCGAAGCTATGTCGACGAGAACCGTGCCAACTTCAGCGCAGCTGCGCACGGGGCCCTGACACAGCTTCTACTCAGGCCGCAGCCCGGCGGCGGCGACAT ACCGCACGACGACGTCGGAATGGCTCGCTTCTACGCCAGCTGTCTTGCTTACGCCCGGAAACGTCCGATAACCCGTGTCCCAGACTTACTGGAGCGCATGAGTCTCAACAAGAGCTCTTGGACCGACTTCACGAGCTCGCAGCAGCTTTTCGACCACGTCCTGGCCGCCAATTTTCGCACGGGTCTCGCCGGACTGGTTCGGGTGAGCAAGGACGAAAGTGCGGCGAACGGGCTTCTGGTCGTGGACGTCGGTGAGAGCCTTCAGTCCACGCTAGGTGACCACACCGCTTGGTTCCTGAGCATGACACTGCGCGAACTCGACTGGCCCAAGAACCGCTCGCTGATTGCCGCTCTGCAGAGTCTGGACGCCAGAGTTGAGAGGGCGAGGAGCCAAGTCAACGACTCTTTGCCGCTCGACGCCACGAGCGTCGGAGAG AATGCAGCGTTTCTCGGTCTGGGTCTATCATGGGAGGACGCCCTGGAGCACGCCTTCTCCTCCGCGTCGAACGAATCAAGCAACCTAACGAATGCGGTCGTGAACATTGGGGCGGTGGATGCCCTAAAAGGCATGCTCGCCGCTCTTACCACTACGGACCTGCGAGTCGCGGGCCTTTACTCGTTGCTGCTGATGCTGGCGCAGGTGATGAGATACCCCTACTTGCTGGCGACCAACTACGCCGGATTTGAGGACGTCACGTTATGCTTACAG GCAGTGTCATCAACGAAGGCTGCGTCGCGAACCCCACGGCGACCCAAGCGAAAGCGACCTACAGCGACGACTTCGTGGCCAACATCCTGCTGGCGCGCAAGACGGCCCCACCGACGTGCGTTCGCGCCGGCGGCGTTGCCGCGACTGTGCGGTCGCAGCTAG